GGGAGTTCACTGACAAGCCCCAACCCTTGAGGTCGGGGTTGTTGACGCGTGGCCGACGACTGGTGAGCGTATCCCCGTTCGGGGACAGAGCTGCCATGTCATACTCGAAACTCGATTCACTGACCGAGCGAAGTGGCGAGGAGAGACCGGCGCTATCGGCGTCAGAGTACCGCTTCTCGTCGGTGCGGCGACGGCGTCTCTGTGCGGTCCTCGCGAGTCGATCGCCTCCGATCGCGCTCGAGGACCTGGCTCGAGCGACGGCCCACCTCGAGAGCGAGTTCGAGAACGAACCGCCCCCGACCGTCGCAGAGGTTGCGATCGCGCTCCACCACCACCATCTGCCCGTGTTGTCGGACGCCGGGCTGATCGAGTACCGTCCGGCGACGAACGTGATCGAGTCGACCGACGGTATCACGCGGTGACCTCGAGGGACCGAGATCCGAAGCGTTCGACCCGTACCGGCGGTTACGGGGAGCAGAGACGACCCGACTGACGCGACCCGCGTAGCCCCGGTACCTCGACCCATACTTAATATGCCCTGCTGTCGAGGGATATTTCTATAAGGTCTGAAGATACAGTGTGAATAACAAACATACAGATATCCGTTATGAATCGCCGCCAATTTCTGCTCTGCTCGTTCGGGGGGTTCTCGGTAGTCTCGGGGTTCACGGGGCTCAGGTACGGGCAGGCATACTTCGGGTGGGGCGCTCCGACGTTCACGCCGCCGACCGAACCCGTCCCCTGGGAGTCGACGGTCGGCGGACGGATTCGGTCCGTCGACGCGGACGGCATCGTCGTCGAACTCACTGCACATCGGCGGGTCCACGATCCCTTCGTGGTCGCCGTCCAGGAGCGAGCGTACCCCGACGGTGAGGTCGGTGGGGTCGTCCACAGCCAACCGGAGACGATAGACGAACCGGGATCGACGACGAAACTCTCGCTGCCGCTTCCGTCCGAGCTGCGGTCGGTAGACCGAACGCGGTTTTACGAGGTGTTCATCCAGCGACGGCCGGACGACGACGGGGCCGATTCCCGGATACGGTTTCTCTGTGAGTCGCGACCGTACCGGATGCACGATCGGTCGGGCGACAGCGTGACACCGTGGTCTCGCCAGTACGCCGTTCGACCCGAGCCGGAAACCGCCGGGGTCACTCGAGAGCAGTCCGGCTCCGAACTCACGATGACGTACACCTGGCCCGACGCAGGTGACGAGCAACGGTCGGTCGAACACCGGATCCGCCGTTCGGCGTACGACGCTGCCAGAGGGCACAGCCGGGGCCACGTCCGGACGTACGAGGAAACGATCAGCCACCCGGAGGTCGCCACGTTAGCGAGGACGATCGAAGAAGCGTTGCGGTCGTCTGCTATGACACCGATGAACGCCGAAACCGTCGTCGACGCCGCGACGCACTTCGAGGCCCTGGTCCGGTTCGTCCAGCACCTGCCGTACGGACACGACCAGGAGGTGTTAGAGAGGTTCGACTACAACCGAACCGCAGAGGAGACGCTCGTCGACGGGATGGGCGACTGCAAGGATAAGACGAACCTCCTGGCCGGACTGCTCGAGCAGAGCCGCCTCGAGTGCAACACCGCGTTCATCTGCCAACCGTCACACATATTCCTGGGGGTGTCGCTGGCGGACGTGCCGACGGAGTTAGAAAACGCCGAGCAGACGATCGAGATAAACGGACGGACGTACCTCCCGATCGAATCGACCAGTCCGACGCCGCTCGGCGAGTATCGCGACACCGACCCCATTACGGCTGTCTACGACGGGGAGTGGGTGTACTACGATCCGACCGCGGTGGTACCGATCGCGAAATCGGTCGCGGAAGGGCTGCTCTCGGTGCACACGTAGCGGTTCCGGGCGACCAGAATCGACCGGACGGAACAGACGAGTACCCCTACAGGGTGGAAGTGGCCGGTGTAGTGTGTCTCACTCGAGTCCCGAACTGCGCTATCTTTAAACAGCGAGAGAATCCCGCCGTTCACGGCGGGTGAGGATGTCACCGCTTCGTGTCCTCGACGTC
The sequence above is drawn from the Natrononativus amylolyticus genome and encodes:
- a CDS encoding DUF7344 domain-containing protein, coding for MSYSKLDSLTERSGEERPALSASEYRFSSVRRRRLCAVLASRSPPIALEDLARATAHLESEFENEPPPTVAEVAIALHHHHLPVLSDAGLIEYRPATNVIESTDGITR